The genomic DNA TCAACGGTTCATCACTAAGACGTTCCATTCGAGCTGGCCATTGCGCTTTAGCCAACCCTTGAGTAATGTCTCGTTCTTTAAACGGCAAATGTTGTAGTTGGCAATACTTGTCAAATAATTGAATAGCTACCGCCGCATTTTCTACTTGGTGACGCCCCAACAAGGGAACTTTAATCTTTGTCAGTTTGCCCATTTCTCCATAGAAATTAAATACTTCCCCCCATTGTGTATCAGGATGTAGATATTCCACTTGATACTCTTTGCCAAAACGAAAAATTGGACTCTGTTTTTCTTGTGCGACTTTTTCAATGACTGCTAGCGCATCAGCACAAATATTGCCTGTTACTACTGGGACTTTTTCTTTAATAATACCCGCTTTTTGATAGGCAATTTCAGCAATTGTTTCACCTAAAATTTCTGTGTGATCCTTCCCAATTGTCGTAATTCCCGTCAATAATGGCTTCACGACATTGGTGCTATCAAGTAATCCACCTAAGCCAACTTCAACAACGGCGATATCCACTTGTTCATTCACGAAATAGTCCAAGGCCATTCCTGTCAATGTTTCGAATTCTGTAATTCCAGTCACTTCAGTGATCTGGTCTAATTCTTGAATGATTGGTTGATACTTTTCCACATAGGTAATCAATTGTTCGTCTGAAATTGGTTGACCATTTATCGCAATTCTTTCATTAAATGATTCAATATAAGGAGAGGTAAAGGTTCCGACTTTCAAGCCCATTTCTTCTAATAGACAGCGTAAATATGTCACGGTTGAGCCTTTACCATTGGTTCCTGCGATATGAATCGTTGGCACTTTGTTTTCTGGATGATCAATTTTTTCTAATAACGCATTAATCCGATCCAAACCAGGTCTTGAACCAAAGGGTAACCGGCTATGAATCCATTCAATGGCTTCTTCTATTGTTAATTGCATCTTGTCCAACTCCTTGTCTTCTTCTACATTATAACTAAGTTAGGTGACTTTTTCACTAATAACCAATTGAAACTTTTTCTTGAAAACTTTTTGCATTTTTCATAATTTTGCGTTATTAGCGGATACATTAATGAACTTATGGTAAACTAACATTCTGGATGGTTCGTTCCAGCCAGCCAATTAAAAACTATTTTTAGAGCGTTCAACACGCTTATTCATGATTTTTTTATAAAGGTGGACTTATTTTGATGAAAAACAAATCGAAGCTTTTATGGTTAGGAAGTTTTTTCTTGCCGTTTTTACTTCTGTTGCTTGTATGGATGACATTACAACTTGCGCCTTTTGGTGACAACAACTTATTAGTTAGTGATTTAGGCACACAATACATGCCTTTCTTGAGTTTTTTAAAACGCTCTTTTCACGAGGGAATAACTACATTCTACTCTTTTTCCAATGAGATTGGTGAGTCGATTGTTCCTTTGGCAGCCTATTACTTACTGAGCCCTTTTAATGTGTTGGCTTTCTTTTTTCCTTATGAACAATTACCTATAGCAATTTTATGGATTATTACCTTAAAACTTGCCTTGATGGGCACGACGATGTTTAGCTATTTAAAATACACCTATCAAAAAGTTGATGGCACCACGTTACTTTTTTCAACGTCCTATAGTTTCTGTGGCTTTGTCACCGTCTATAGCCAAAACTTTATGTGGTTGGATGCACTGATTCTATTCCCGCTTATCTTATTGGGACTCCAACGTTTATGGGATCAACGCAAATGGGGCTTATACAGTATAACCCTGTTTTTAGCGATTGTGACGAATTACTACATGGGTTATATGATTTGTCTCTTTGCTGTTTTGTACAGTATCTATTGGTTCTTTAAAAAGAATACCCAAGCCCATGCTATTCGGCAATTTTTTAAACAAAGTCCGTTATTCATCCTCGTTTCTTTTTTAACAGGAACCGCAACTAGCTTTTTATTATTACCTGCAGCAGAAGGGATGCTCTATACAAAAAAAGCAGACTTTGATGTCTCGACGTTCTTTTTAACGCCTAAGTTCAACACTTCGTTCTTCTCGCAATTAGGCTTAGGTTCTATTAATTATGAGTTGCGTTTAGACCATTTACCAACCGTTTTTGCTGGATTATTTGTGACACTCCTCTGTGTTGCCTATTTTCAAACGAAACAAATTGCGTTAAAAGAAAGAATAGCTTCAGCAATTCTTTTATTCATTCTTTTTTTAAGCTTTTGGTTAGAAGCCTTTAATACTGTCTGGCACATGTTTCAAAGCCCAGCTGGTTTCCCTTACCGAAATGTCTTTATTTTTAGCTTTTTATTGATTGTCTTTGCCTATGAAGTTTGGCTTAAAAAAGTGACCATTCCTTGGACCGCACCTATTATTTTTAGTCTGCTGTTAGTCATTGGCTACGGATCTTTGTATTATGGTCCACAAAAGAATCTCTTAATTTCGATCAATTATTTATGGCTAAGTTTACTTTTTATTTGGTTGATTTTCTTTTGCTTGCGTTTAGCACACAAAAAGGCCTTAAGAAACTATGTAGTCGTTGCTTTATTCTTACTGGTCAGCACAGAATTAACAACGAATTTCTGGATTTCTTTTAAACACATGCCCTTTGGTAGCCAAGCAACATTTGCCCAAGATTACCGAAAACACAGCCAATTAATCGATGAAAAAATGGCCTCAGCACCAGAACTTTATCGCATGAAACAAGTCATTCCTTCCAAAGAAACAGGGTTCCGTGAAATCAATAACGGCTACAACAATCCTTTACTTTATGGCTATGCTGGCGTTTCTAGCTATACTTCGACTTTAACTGCCACTACCCAAGACACATTAAGTGCGCTAGGTTTATATCGAAAAAATGATCGCCGGATTGCTTATGTGGATAATTCACAACTAACCAATTTACTTTTAAATGTGAAATATGACTTTTTACCAATTGAAAAACCTACGAGTGAAAAATTGCTAAAAACAGTTGGTTCCACGAAAATCATGGAAAATGATGAAGCGATCGGTATGGGCTTTTTGGCGCCAACCGCATTAACCAAGTTAAAATTAGCAAAAAATAATCCTTTAGATGCCCAAGAAGAACTCCTGCAAACGCTCGTGCCGACGGATAAACCTTACTTTAAAACAGCTTCGTTGATAAATGAACCTCATCATACCAACGAAACAATTGAAGCAACATTTAAAGTGAATAGCACTGGTGACTTGCATCTTTATATTCCGAATTTAAAATGGAAAAAGGTTACACAATTGAAGGTAAACCAACAAGTTATCTCGACGCCGATTTATATTGCAACCAATCAACTGTTCAATTTAGGGCATTTTGAAAAAGGAACTACCGTGACCCTGTCACTAACTGCTGAACAAGTGGTTGATTTAACCAATTGGCAACTTCAAACTTTAGACCAAACAGCCTTTAATCGTGCGGTTGACAAATTACGCCAACAAGCTCTTCACGTGAATGCAACTAAAAAAGGCCATTTAAATGGCGCACTGAATGTACCTGGAAATGACACTCAGTTACTGTATACGTCCATTCCTTATGACCAAGATTGGCAAGTCAAATCGTCGCTACAAAAAGAACCCTTAAAAACACAACGCATTCTAGGTGGCTTTTTAGCTGTTGAAGTCCCAGCTGGCAAACAGCAGTTAACCTTTGCCTATCATCCAAGAATGATTTATCTCGGCACTGCCGTCAGCGGAACGATTTTACTGGGAACGGCTGGTTATCTTGGCTTTAAAAAATACCGTCGAAAACGTCAGGAGGCCACTCATGACTAATCAGAAAAAATTTTTAAATGGACTCATTCGGTGGTTACCCCTAGTTGGACTGGTGCTTTTCTTCGGCTTAATTTTATGGGGATATTCCAGAGGGATTTTTCATTCTGTTGCTTCCTTGCAAGCTTTTATTAAACAGTTTGGTAACTATGCGGTTCTGTGTTTCGTTCTTTTACAAATCGTCCAAGTGATTATCCCTATTCTACCTGGAGGAATCTCTTCTGTTGCAGGAATGTTGATGTTTGGCAATTTGCAAGGACTTTTGTATAGCTATCTTGGATTGATTATTGGTGAGTTTATTGGCTTTTTACTGGTTCGTTACTATGGACGTAGCTTTGTAAAAATAATCCTTTCACCCAATAAATACAAAAAATTTGAAGAGATTTTGGACAAAAATGAACACAATGTCAAAAAGCTCTTAATCTTTACTATGTTAGTCCCCTTCGCTCCAGATGATATTGTTTGTTTAGTGGCGGGAATTACAGATATTTCTTTAAAAGAATTCATGAAAATTGTTCTTTTATTGAAATTCTGGTCTGTGGCTACTTACAGCTACTTAATGTTGTATTTGTTTCAATTATTTGGCAAATTATAACAAAAAGACAACAAAACCAACGTTTGGTTTTGTTGTCTTTTCTTTTTTAGATTGAACGTAATTGGGCAATCCGTTCTTTGACAGCCTCTTGTTTTTCAAGGTAGTCTTTTTCTTTTGCACGTTCTGCTTCCACGACCTCATCTGGTGCATTTGACACAAAACGTTCATTTGAAAGTTTGCCTTGCACACGTTTGACTTCTTTTGTCCATTTGTCTAATTCTTTTTCTAAGCGAGCAATTTCTTCCTCGATATTAATCAACCCAGCTAATGGTAGGAATAGTTCTGCGCCTGTTAAAACAGCGGACATGGCTAATTCTGGCGCTTCTATTTCACGACTGATGACTAATTCCTCTGGGTTACAGAAGCGTTCCAAGTAGCTAGTATTAGCTGTTAAAAATTCTTCTACTTCTGTATCGTTTGTTTTAATTAACAAGGTAATTGGTTTAGAAAGTGGTGTATTCACTTCTGCTCGAATATTCCGAACCGAACGAATAACTTCTTTCAGAACTTCCATTCCTCGAGCTGCTGCTTCATCGTTAAATTCTTCATGAACAACTGGGTACTCTGCCACAACCAATGACTCACCTTGATGCGGAATTTTTTCCCAAATTTCTTCTGTTACAAACGGCATAATTGGATGCAATAAGCGTAAGATTTGATCCAATGTGTACACCAAGATGCTCCGTGTTGTTTGTTTAGCTGCTTCATTTTCTCCGTAAAGAATTTCTTTACTCATTTCAATATACCAATCACAGAAATCATCCCAGATGAAGTTGTATAATTGGCGACCTGCTTCACCAAATTCAAAACGATCAAATAATTCTGTCACACGGGCGACTGTTTCGTTTAAGCGCGTTAAAATCCAACGATCAGCGACAGTCTTTTCACCACTAAAGTCAATATCTGCAGCAGTCATACCTTCTACATTCATGATAACGAAGCGACTTGCATTCCAGATCTTATTGATAAAGTTCCAAGAAGCATCCATTTTTTCATAACTAAAACGAACATCTTGACCTGGAGCTGAACCATTTGATAAGAACCAACGCAATGCATCTGCGCCATATTTTTCGATGACATCCATTGGATCAATCCCATTCCCCAATGATTTACTCATTTTGCGTCCTTGCTCATCACGAATTAAGCCGTGAATTAAGACATTTTGGAAGGGACGTTCGCCTGTAAACTCTAAGCTTTGGAAAATCATACGACTTACCCAAAAGGCAATAATATCATAGCCAGTAACTAATGTGCTTGTTGGGAAGTAACGTTGATAATCTTCGCTTGCTTCATCTGGCCAACCCATCGTTGAAAATGGCCATAAAGCAGAACTAAACCATGTATCTAAGACGTCACTATCTTGAACCCAGTTTTCACTGTCGGCTGGTGCTTCCATCCCAACATACATCTCGCCCGTTTCTTTGTGATACCAAGCAGGAATTTGATGGCCCCACCATAATTGTCGCGAAATAACCCAGTCATGAATATTTTCCATCCAACGTAAAAATGTTTGATTGAAGCGTGGTGGATAAAATTCAACAGCGTCTTCTGTTTCTTGATTTTCTATTGCTTTTTCAGCTAATGGTCCCATTTTTACAAACCATTGGGTCGATAAACGAGGTTCCACGACAACGCCTGTTCGTTCTGAATGGCCCACGCTGTGATTCATTGTTTCGATCTTAATTAAGCGACCTAATTCTTTCAAGTCAGAGACAATCGCTTTACGTGCGGCAAAACGATCCATTCCTTCGTATTTTCCAGCCAGTTCATTCATCGTGCCGTCTTCGTTCATAACATTTACTCGAGGTAAGTCATGACGATTACCGACTTCAAAGTCATTTGGATCATGGGCAGGTGTGATTTTTACAACCCCTGTTCCAAATTCCATATCTACATAGTCATCCGCAATAATTGGAATTTCTTTATCTACTAATGGCAAGACAACTGTCTTACCAATAAGTTCCTGATACCGTTCATCTTCTGGATGGACCGCAATCGCCGTATCTCCCAACATTGTTTCAGGACGCGTTGTCGCAATTTCAACAACGCCAGAACCATCTGATAATGGGTAGCTCATGTGGTAAAAAGCTCCTTCAATATCTTTATGGATTACTTCAATATCAGACAATGCTGTTTTCGCTTTCGGATCCCAGTTAATGATATACTCACCACGGTAAATCAAATCTTTCTCGTAAAGAGAGACAAACACTTTACGAACAGCCTCAGATAGCCCTTCATCTAAAGTGAAACGTTCACGGCTGTAATCTAAAGAAAGACCCATTTTTGCCCACTGTTCACGAATGTGAGAAGCATATTCTTCTTTCCATTCCCACACTTGATCAACAAATTTTTCACGACCTAAGTCGTAACGTGAAATTCCTTGTTGTGCTAGTTTCTCTTCTACTTTTGCTTGCGTGGCAATTCCGGCATGGTCCATTCCTGGCAGCCATAACGTATCAAAGCCTTGCATTCTTTTTTGGCGGATAATCATATCTTGTAATGTTGTATCCCAAGCATGCCCTAAGTGTAGCTTCCCTGTTACATTAGGTGGTGGAATAACAATTGAATAGGGCTTCGCTTTTTTGTCGCCACTTGGTTTAAATAAATCTTGATCTAGCCATTTTTGATAACGGCCAGCTTCGATTTCTGTCGGTTGATATTTCGTTGGTAAGTTTTTTTCTTCTGACATTTTTTCCCCTTCTTTCTTAAAATACGCGATTTGGAGCGGTAATTATTTTACAAATGAGTTTTTTGGGCTAAACACTAAAATACGCCCTAAAATACTTTCGTATTTTAGGGCGTAGATTCATCTTATTTACGCGGTACCACCTAAATTGCATTTGAATTGAATTCATTCAAATGCCACTCATTCGTGAGATAACGTTCACGAAACGAATCGTTCTACTAACGTACTGTGTTCAAACCATTGACTCACAAGCTACCTTCTCACTGGTTGTGTAAAAGTCTTGCACCTGAACGACTTTTTCTCTAAAACGACGCCAATGATACTCCTCTTGTTCGCTGTCTTTGCTTCATTCTACAATGAAGCGCAAACAAAGTCAATTTGTAATCTAGAGGGATTACACTTTTTTTGTAGCTTCTAACGCTTGTTGATAATCGGGTTCCGACGAAACTTCTGAGACGATTTCTTCATAAACTAACGTTCCTTCTGGGTCAATCACAAAAATAGCACGTGCTAAACGGCCCATTTCTGGAATATACAAACCATAAGCTGCACCAAATGAGTCTTCAGTATCATGAAGCATTTCCATTTCGACACCCTCAGCGGCACACCAATTTGCTTGTTCTTCAACTGTGTTATTGGAAATCGTGATAATCTGAACACCGTCTAATTTCGCCGCTTCTTGATTGAAACGTTTCGTTTGCAGTGAACAAACACGTGTGTCGATATCAGGAACCACACTAATTAAAACCGTTTTACCTTTATAATCTGCCAAGTTGATTTCTTGGTTGTTTAAATTTTTCAAAGAAAAGACGGGGGCTTTTGTGCCAACTTCGGGCTGTTCACCTGTCAATTCTAATACGTGCCCTTTTCTTGTAACATTCATTCTGAAATCCTCCTTTTCTACTTTCAATAATAAGTATAGTAGAGGATTTTTATGAAGACAATTTTATTGCTTTGGGCTATTTGCTAGTGAAAAAGTTTCATTAAAATAAATCAGTGTTTGCAGTTCCGTTGTTAAATCAATATACTGCACACTAACGTTGGCTGGCACACTGACACGGTCTGGCGCAAAATTTAAAATCGCAGTCACACCCGCTTGTACAATTTTGTCGATGGCTTTTTGAGCATGGTGACTTGGTACTGTAGAAATGGCTACCGTGACCCCTTCTTGTCGAACGAATGCTTCTAACTCAGACATATCATGAACTAATAACCCATTAATCGTGGTGCCAACTAAAGCCAAATCATTATCAAAAGCACAGACAATATTCAAATTCTCGTTGCGTCTAAAATTATTTTTTAATAATGCCTTGCCTAAATTGCCACAACCAATCAGAGCAATTCTTTTTTCTTCTTGCGTATTTAAAATATTACTAAATACCTCAATTAAATACGGCACATCGTAACCATAACCGCTTCGGCCCAGTTCACCAACGTGGGAAAAATCACGCCGAATCGTTGCAGAAGGAATCTGGATCATTTCACTAAACTCTCGTGATTTAATGCGTTTAACACCAGAATCCCCTAACATTTTTAAATAACGTAAATAAACCGGCAAACGTTTTGCCGTTGCTTTAGGCATTTTTTTCTCCATCCTCTGTCCTCCTTGTTACCTACTTCACATATTCAGTTTATCACGGTTCCCCTCTCCGAGCAACTTGTTTGTGAAATAAGTACAAAATAAATACAGTGACGTCTAAGCGACCGTCACTGTATTTATTTCTTATAGGAAATCTGCAAATTCGTCTTCTTGTTTATCTTTCGCTGTTTCTGCTGAAATCTCTGTAATTTTGAGTCCTTCTAAGGCCCGAGCCATTAAACCTTCCAAGTCTAAGCGCGCTTCATAATCTTGCGCTTTATCCAAGCGAGGTCGTGTTTTCGGTTGCGGTGGCGCAAAAATTGTACAACAATCTTCGAAGGGTTGGATGGCTAATTCAAACGTGTCAATTTTTTCGGCAATTTCGATAATTTCTGTCTTATCCATTGAAACAACGGGTCGAATTATCGGTGTTGAAGTAACCTCATTAATTGCTACCATACTTTGAAGTGTTTGCGAAGCCACTTGTCCTAACGATTCACCATTAATAATGACTAAACCTTTCCGCATTTCACGAATTGCATCTGTTAAGCGTAACATTAAACGTCGTGTAATGGTCATTAAGTAGCCTTGGGGAACAACTCGTTTTATTTCTTCTTGAATTTCTGTAAAGGGCACTTCAATAAATTGAATAGTTCCTACATAAGGGACTAATTTTTCAGCTAAATCTTTAGCCTTTTGTAACGCTTGTTCACTTGTATAAGGTGGACTAGCAAAATGGACAGCTTCCACTTCCACGCCACGTTTCATAGCTAAATAACCAGCAACTGGTGAATCAATGCCTCCTGACAACATCAACATACCACGACCACTGGTGCCCACTGGCAATCCACCCGCACCGCGAATCGTTTCATAAGATAAATACGCCGCATCTTTACGAATTTCAATTCTTAAGTTAATATCAGGCTTTTTCATTTGTACTTGAATTTCCGGAATGGCTTCAATAACGGCCCCACCTAATTCTTGATTCAAGCCATTTGAATCAAGTTCAAATGAATGGTCCGAGCGTTTAGCAGTAATTTTAAACGTCTTACCTGGCGTATAAACTTCCCGAACAACCTCTTGAACCATTGCACGAATCGCTGGCATTTCTTTTTCAATACGAATACTTGGCGAAAAATTTTGAATTCCAAACACTTTACTTAGTTTCGGAATCACTCCTTCACTATCTTCCCCATTTAATAAAATATGCATTCTATCTCGATCTGCATGGATTTTCAATGCTGGAAAATCAGCTAACGCACGTTTCACATTTTGTGCTAACTGCATGATAAACGTTTTACGATTTTTTCCTTTAGTTGATAATTCGCCATAGCGAACCATAATTTCTGTATACTTCACTCAATTAATTCCTCTCTGTTCCTGTATCTTCACAGGTCAATGTCTTTGCAAATTATACATCAAATAAGGGGCGTTTTTCTAGTGCTTAGTCGAAAAAAATAGTTGATTCATAAGTTCATTGTCTTATGAATCAACTATTTGATAACTTTCTCTCTTGCTTATTGCGCATTCAGGATCCACATGAATCCGACAAAAACAAAGAACAAGCCATACATAATTGGCGAAACTTCTTTCCCACGTTTTGCCGCAATCATTGTAATTGGATAGAAGATAAAGCCTAAGGCAATCCCATCTGAAATGCTATATGTCAATGGCATTCCTAACAAGATTAAGAAGGAAGGGATTGCAATTTCCATTTCGTTCCATTTAATTTTGCTTAAGGATTGTGCCATCAAAACGCCAACAATAATCAACGCTGGTGCTGTAACTTGCGAAGTGACAACTGCTAACAAAGGAGAAAATAGCAAACTGAAAATAAATAAAATCCCGGTTGTAATAGCTGTGATTCCTGAACGACCACCCACAGCAATCCCCGCAGATGATTCGACATATGCGCCAACTGGCGATGTCCCTAATAGAGAACCAGCTAACATCGCTGTTGAATCAGCGGCTAAAGCTTTCCCCACACGCGGCATTTTATTGTCCTTCATAAAACCTGCTTGATTGGCTAAGCCCACCAACGTACCAGCGGTATCAAAGAATGTTACTAATAGGAACGTTAAAACCACGACCCACATTTGAATCGTATTGATATCTTTCACATGTCCTAACGCCACTAAAAATGTTGGTTCTAAACTTGGCGCGCTTGAAATAATCTTATCAGGCATTGGAATAACGCCTGTCGCTAAACCAACAATCGTTGAAATCGCCATCCCAATAAAAATACCACCCGGTACTCGACGAACTAACAAAATTGCAGTTACGACTAAGCCGACAATGGTAACCCACGTTGAACCAACATTCAAAGGTCCTAAGCCAACGAGTGTCGCATCATTAGCCACAATTAAGCCACCTTGGCTTAAACCAAGAAAAGCAATAAACAACCCGATCCCACCTGAAATGGCAAATTTCAAGTCTGCAGGAATTGCATCAATAATTAGCTCGCGTAATTTAAAAATTGTAATAAAAATAAATATCAATGAAGCCACAAAAACGCCTGCTAATGTCGTTTGCCAAGGAATCCCCATACCAACAGAGACTGAATAAGCAAAGAATGCATTAATTCCTAAAGCTGGTGCTGTCGCAATCGGATATTTCGCCAACACACCCATTAAAATACAACCTAAGGCACTCGCTAAAGCGGTGGCAGTAAAAACAGCGCCTTCGTCCATGCCAGAAGCACCAAGTACGGTTGGATTAACGAACAAAATATACGCCATCGAGATAAACGTGGTGAAACCAGCTAACATTTCTCGTTTCATATTCGTATTCAATTGTTCAAGTTCAAAATATGAACTTATTTTTTCTTTCATGTTCCGTCCTCCTAAAATCTAAACATTTTACAATGTTCGTAAAATATTCAATTTATTAATGAAACAACGTGTTTAATCATATAATAAACCAACAAATAAGTAAATATCAAATTCTAAATTCTGTAAAAAACGAACAATCACGATTAAAAAAAGTATTCCTTTCTAGGAATACTTTTTAAATTAAATCGTTTGTGTGGTCGGGCGAACAACCATTTCACTGATTGACATACGATCTGGCGTGTCTATGGCAAAGACCACTGCTTGCGCAATGTCTTCCGCCTTTAAGCCCCAACTTAACTGTTCTAGATGTAACGTTTCAGCTACTACTCGATTAGAAATTGTTTGATAAAGTTCTGTTTGTACAGCACCTGGTGAAATAATCGTTGATTTAATGTTATTCTCTCTTTGTTCTTGTCGCAATCCTTCCATAATTGCTCGAACAGCAAACTTTGTTCCACAGTAGACAGCCGAATCTGGATAAACGACATGTCCTGCCACAGAATCAGTAGCAATAATCTGCCCTGATTTTTGTTCAACCATAATTGGAAGAACTGCCGCAATGCCATTTAAAACACCCATAATATTAATATCTAGCATTTGACGCCATTCTCCTTTTGGTGCTTCAATAAGAGGCGCCGTTGGCATAACTCCTGCATTGTTAAAAAGAACATCAATTCGTCCATATTTTTCCATTGTAAGCTTGATTACACGCTGAACTTCCTCTTCTTTCGTTACATCTGCTTGTTGCACGAGAATCGTTGCTTCAGGAAGTTCTTTTTTTATAGCAATTAAACGTTCTTGTCGACGTGCTGCAATGACTAACTTCGCTCCTTTTCTGGCAAGTAAACGGGCTGTTGCCTCACCGATGCCACTGGAAGCGCCCATGATAACAATAACTTTTTCTGATAATGATTTCATTATATTTCCTCCTTATCTTCCTGAATCCAACGAATAATTTTAGCTGGTGTTCCTGCAACAATAGCGTTAGCTGGCACATCTTTAGTTACAGTCGCATTAGCTGCTACGATAGCATTTTCACCAATCGTAATACCTGGTAAAACAGTGACACCCGCGCCTAACCACGCAAATTTTTTAATGGTAATCGGTGCTAGCAATACACCTCGCCGTTTCATTGGCAGTTCCGGATGATTGACACTTAAGAGATTAACGCGCGGACCAATTAAAACATTGTCTTCAATTATAATGCCCCCTAAATCAACAAACATAGCTGCCCGATTAATAAAAATATTTTTACCAAAATGTATATTGCGTCCAAAATCTGTATAAAAAGGCAATAAAATCGTAACGGTTTCGTCAATTTTGTCTTGGATAATCGTGGCAAGAAGATTCCTTACTTCATTATGTGTATAGGCTTGTTGATTTAATTCTATTAAATAGCGACTATTTTCCTCTTGAATCTGATGAATAAGTTGAAATAGTGGTTCATCTTTATCAATGCTACCTGTTGCAATTAGTTCTTGGAGATTTTTTGTAAGCATTCCTAATCGCCTCCTTTTGCTAAATTTATCGTAATACGTGACAACTCCTCTGTCTAATACTTATAATAAATAGATAAGTATGCGTTTTAGTTATAGGAGGGAAAGTAATGGAATTACGAGTGATTCACTATTTCTTAGCAGTGGTCCAAGAAAAAACGATTAGTGGCGCAGCCAAACAATTGCATGTATCACAACCAACGTTATCTAAGCAATTAAAAGAATTAGAGGAAGAATTAGGCGTGACATTATTTATACGAGGAAATCGACAAATACAACTAACACCTGAAGGAGAATATTTAGCTAAACAAGGGCAAGATATTTTAAGCTTAGCGAATAAAACAGTCACCAACTTGTCGCAAAATGAATTCATTAATGGCGAAATCACGATTGGTGGCGGCGAAACAAAAGCTATGTCTTTTTTAGCGAATGCACTACAACAAATAACAAGCCAGCACTCAGCTGATATTCACCTTCATTTATACAGTGGGAATGCAGATGATGTAATAGAACGGCTAGACAAAGGATTATTAGATTTTGGTTTAATTATTGAGCCTGCACCTAAACAAAAATATAGCTATTTAACATTACCAGTTGTAGATACATGGGGCTTAATTACTGTAAAGGACCATCCCTTAGCCACTAAAAATGTTATTACTGCAGCCGATTTAAAAGAAGAACCTTTATTTATTTCTCGACAAGCACAAGTTCCGAGCCAACTCTCTGATTGGCTCGAAGCAAGTCTAGATCAGTTCCGAATCGTTGGGACCTACAACTTACTTTACAACGCTTCACTGATGGTAGAAGCTGGGCTAGGTAGCGCCCTAAGCATTGATGGTATTCTAGAAACAA from Enterococcus faecalis includes the following:
- a CDS encoding YfhO family protein, which translates into the protein MKNKSKLLWLGSFFLPFLLLLLVWMTLQLAPFGDNNLLVSDLGTQYMPFLSFLKRSFHEGITTFYSFSNEIGESIVPLAAYYLLSPFNVLAFFFPYEQLPIAILWIITLKLALMGTTMFSYLKYTYQKVDGTTLLFSTSYSFCGFVTVYSQNFMWLDALILFPLILLGLQRLWDQRKWGLYSITLFLAIVTNYYMGYMICLFAVLYSIYWFFKKNTQAHAIRQFFKQSPLFILVSFLTGTATSFLLLPAAEGMLYTKKADFDVSTFFLTPKFNTSFFSQLGLGSINYELRLDHLPTVFAGLFVTLLCVAYFQTKQIALKERIASAILLFILFLSFWLEAFNTVWHMFQSPAGFPYRNVFIFSFLLIVFAYEVWLKKVTIPWTAPIIFSLLLVIGYGSLYYGPQKNLLISINYLWLSLLFIWLIFFCLRLAHKKALRNYVVVALFLLVSTELTTNFWISFKHMPFGSQATFAQDYRKHSQLIDEKMASAPELYRMKQVIPSKETGFREINNGYNNPLLYGYAGVSSYTSTLTATTQDTLSALGLYRKNDRRIAYVDNSQLTNLLLNVKYDFLPIEKPTSEKLLKTVGSTKIMENDEAIGMGFLAPTALTKLKLAKNNPLDAQEELLQTLVPTDKPYFKTASLINEPHHTNETIEATFKVNSTGDLHLYIPNLKWKKVTQLKVNQQVISTPIYIATNQLFNLGHFEKGTTVTLSLTAEQVVDLTNWQLQTLDQTAFNRAVDKLRQQALHVNATKKGHLNGALNVPGNDTQLLYTSIPYDQDWQVKSSLQKEPLKTQRILGGFLAVEVPAGKQQLTFAYHPRMIYLGTAVSGTILLGTAGYLGFKKYRRKRQEATHD
- a CDS encoding bifunctional folylpolyglutamate synthase/dihydrofolate synthase, which translates into the protein MQLTIEEAIEWIHSRLPFGSRPGLDRINALLEKIDHPENKVPTIHIAGTNGKGSTVTYLRCLLEEMGLKVGTFTSPYIESFNERIAINGQPISDEQLITYVEKYQPIIQELDQITEVTGITEFETLTGMALDYFVNEQVDIAVVEVGLGGLLDSTNVVKPLLTGITTIGKDHTEILGETIAEIAYQKAGIIKEKVPVVTGNICADALAVIEKVAQEKQSPIFRFGKEYQVEYLHPDTQWGEVFNFYGEMGKLTKIKVPLLGRHQVENAAVAIQLFDKYCQLQHLPFKERDITQGLAKAQWPARMERLSDEPLIVLDGAHNDHAVKRLVENLRKEFPQHTIHILFSALATKDVDEMIQDLKQVPNAHLYLTSFDYPKAIALTEMEKYEDDLTEIVSLWQFGLGEILEKMSTDDLLLVTGSLYFVSQVRELLLTIGGNDEEI
- a CDS encoding TVP38/TMEM64 family protein; its protein translation is MTNQKKFLNGLIRWLPLVGLVLFFGLILWGYSRGIFHSVASLQAFIKQFGNYAVLCFVLLQIVQVIIPILPGGISSVAGMLMFGNLQGLLYSYLGLIIGEFIGFLLVRYYGRSFVKIILSPNKYKKFEEILDKNEHNVKKLLIFTMLVPFAPDDIVCLVAGITDISLKEFMKIVLLLKFWSVATYSYLMLYLFQLFGKL